In Planctomycetota bacterium, the genomic window TCCGCTTACCGAAGCCATCGTGGTCTTCGGCGAAATCGGCTCCTCGCAGGAAGAGGAATTGGCCCAGTTGATTCGCGACCGCAAGGTCACCAAGCCGGTGGTCGCCTACATCGGCGGCAAGGCGGCGCGCGAAGGCACGCGATTCAGTCATGCGGGGGCGATCATCGAGAATGGCCGAGGAACGCACGCCGGCAAGGTGAAGGCGCTGCGCGAGGCGGGGGCCACTGTGGTCGACGCCTTCGGCGAGCTGCCCGGCGCCGTGGTGGAAATTCTTCAGCGGATGAAAGGGCGGAGCCTGATGAGCGAAACCGACAAAAACGCGGTGTGGAACACGGCGGTGACGCGGATCGAGCCCAACAAGGTCGCGGTGCGCGGCTACGACATCGCCGACCTCATGGGGCGGGCCTCCTTTGGTGCCGCGGTGCACTTGATTCTGACCGGGGAGCTTCCCAAGCCTGTCATCGCGAAGCTGATGGACGCAGTGCTGGTTGCCTCGATCGATCACGGTGCCACGCCACCGAGCGCGCTGGCAGCGCGGACCGTGGCCTCAACGGGAGCCTCGCTGAGCGCCGCAGTTGCAGCCGGCATCATGTCGATCAACCGGCACCATGGCGGCGCCATCGAGGATTGCGCCCGACAGTTGAAGGTGATCGCCGACCGCGCCAAAAGCGAGTCAATTTCGATGGACGAAGCGGCGACGCGCACGCTGGCCACGATGAAGGAGGCGGGAGACCGGATGCCGGGGTTCGGCCATCGCTACCACACCAAGGATCCGCGCACGGCAAGGCTTTTCGAGCTGGCCCGCGAGGCAGGCGTGGATGGAGCGCACATGCAGGCGGCGCGGGCGGTCGAGAAATCCTTCGCCGACGCCAAGAAGCCGCTGCCGATCAACGTGGATGGGGCCATCGGGGCCATTCTCGCCGATCTTGGCATGGATCCCGCGGCGTTCAACGGCATTTTCATGATCGCGCGGACGCCGGGGCTGGTGGCGCATGTCATCGAAGAGCAGACCCGCGAGAAGCCGATGCGCCGGATCGACCCGGTCAACCACGGCTACGACGGGCCCGCCCCGAGAAACCTTCCCGCGTAAATTAGAATCGACATGACCACCATGACCACAACACAACGGACCACCCACGGCGTCGCCGAGATCGCCCAGCTCTTTCCCAGCTTGATGAAGATCAGCGACAAGGCGCTGCGCGAGAAGGTGGCCGCCGTGTGGAACGAGGCCATCGCCACGGGGTGCGGCGGCAAGGGCTGGACCTTCGACGAGCTCCGCGCCGTCAAGTTCACGCTGCTCGCCGGCGACATCGACATGACCTTCGTCGAGCACCTGAACTCCTGCGCGCTGCAGTGCATCGCCATCGCGGATGTGCTTGAAGGCTCCTTCCGCTGCGGCATTCCGATCCAGCGGGACTTCCTCATCGCCGGCGCGCTGCTGGCCGACTGCGGCAAGCCGCTGGAGTTCGACAAGGACGCCTCGGGCAAGGTGGTGCAGGGAGTTTTCGGACAGCAGGTGCGGCATCCCTTCACCGGGGTCGCGCTGGCGTACAAGCACGGACTGCCCGGCGAGGTGATGCACATCATCGCCACGCACAGCCACGAAGGCGACAAGATGGAGCGCTCGATCGAGTCGATCATTTTCCATCACGCCGATTTCGTGGACTTTGACATCGCCAAGTTCCTGGGCAAGCGCGCGATACAGAAATAAAATGTGGGCCGCTCGCACATTTGAGTAACGGAGTTCATGCAGCCGTCGACCCCAAAGTTGTCCGAATCCCCAGAGTTCAAGAGCTGGGCTGCAAACGCGGCAAAACGCATTGTCCAATGCCTAATTGAGGAGTATTGCGAAGATAGTTTCGACCTCGGATTGCATGAACATCCGCGGTTTGATTTGCATCAAACTCCAAAGCGACCGGCGCGAGCCCGATTCGTTGTTCGACTTTTGGCGGCACACTCAGAGGCCTGGCAAGAATGCACGCGTATGGCCGAGTGGTGCAACAATTACGCGAGTTCAAGCAGGTTTGAGCGCAGGGATTTGCAAGATGCAGTCCGTGATATTGTCGTGCCTCTATCAGAGTTGTCAGAATTACTGCAGCATTGCTCAAAAGGAGTAAATGGCCAAACACCAGTGCGGCCGCCATCTAGTGTGCTGGAGACTTGTGCACGACGCGTTGAAGAAGTCCTGCATGAAGAAGTGCCAATCGTTCTGGCAGCCATGAGCCTCGCCGAAGAAAACTATTTTCCCGTTCGTCAAAGGCAAAATTCAGTTCCTACACTCGTTCTGCCGAGCGAGGACAGGGACATCGTGCTGGTGAGGCATGAGAATATTGCGTTGCTGAGTGAGAATCCAAGGTCAGGGTTGCGAGTCCGTTCGGCTGTGGAGGAAACGGAGACTCATGGAACGCCGTTGCACGAAGTAACGCTAACGGTGCAGGTATGGGGTGCACCAAACTATGCGCAAACGATCGGGACAGATGCCTGCAACATAGTCGAGGGCGCACTATCGGCATATGTTGCCGCCTACTTGCTCGAACCCGAATGCTTTGGCTCGGTGCGCGATACGCTCGCCCCGGTGCATCAGGACTCGAATGCCAAGTCCCCTGCAGGGGGGAAGTCGGCGTCTAGTCCGAGCCTAAGCTCAATGAACTGGAAAATTCACTTCAACAATTCGCGTAACAAAGCCTGGCGGACCAGTACGCCTCGTTTTGACGCCAGCACAGTGAAGGCGACCATCGAAGCCGGCTTACAGGGAATTGGGTCACGCGACGATCCGCCGAGAATTACCAGAGCTCTTCGACTACATGCTCTGGCAACTAGAAGCAAAGATTCTCAAGAGGCGATGCTGGCGTTCAATGTGGCGGCTCTTGAAGCACTGTTCGCCGACAGCGAGAGGAAAATTGGCAAGCAATTGCGCCAACGCATCGGCGCACTAATTGCGACGCATGTCTCTGAAGTGCAGGAGGACTCAAATGCGGAAGCCGTCCCTAGCAATCCGCAAGATGAAAAAACTGTGCGCACTAATTATCGCAAGGTGCGCGACACGGTTTATTGCTTGTACGGGCAAAGATCGTGCTTGGCGCACGGAGGTCACATTGATCAATACAAGTTGAAACAGTCTGCATCGATTGCCAATTTCCTGTCCGGCTATGCCATTCTCGCATGGGGCTATTGGCTGCGGCGGCAACAGCGGCAGTGTGAGGTGAAGCCTGAGGTAATTGCAATGAAGGATTCCGAAGGCCAAATTCTTAAGGCTCTGGACACAAGGGCAAACGCTTTGAAGGGTTCGGACAGCATTAAGAGTTCTGATCTGGACTTTGTTGACACGGCGGGTCCGATTCAACCTCTTCCGTTTGGCTGGCCGGGGGTTCTCTGGGCAAGGGAGTTTCAAGACGGTTTGAATGATATTTTGCGACGTCTCTCCTGAAGACAGACTTCATGATGTTCTTGGGCAAAGGTCTGGGCAGAAAATGCAATCTGTGAGCACAAGCGACAGTAAGGCTCTGTGATAATCAGAGTAATGCGCCAGTGATGTAATGCGGCGAAACATCGTGTGCTAAGGTAGACCGCATGGGTCTCACGCTCGTCGAGAAGATCGCCGCACGCCATGCCGACGGGCTCGCCGCGGGAGCTCTTGTTCGAGCGGGCGATTTCATTTCCATCCGGCCGCGCCACGTCATGACCCATGACAACACCGGCGCGGTGATTCCAAAGTTCAAGCAGATCGGCGCCACCACGATCGCGGATTCCGCACAGCCGGTGTTCACCATCGATCACGACATCCAGAACGTCACGCCGGAAAATCTGGGCAAGTACGCCAAGATCCAGGCCTTTGCCCGCGAGCACGGCATCGATTTCTACCCGCCGGGCACGGGCATTTCGCACCAAGTGATGGTGGAGCAGGGCTATGTTGCACCAGGCGCGCTGGTGGTGGGCAGCGATTCGCACTCCAATCTTTACGGCGCGGTGGCGGCGCTGGGAACGCCCGTGGTGCGCACCGACGCCGCGAGCATCTGGGCCACCGGAGTCACCTGGTGGCAGGTTCCCGCGGTGGCCAAGGTGGTGCTCAAGGGAAAACTCTCGGCGGGGGTGACCGGCAAGGACGTCATCATCGCTCTGTGCGGCCTCTTCAACAAAGACGAGGTGCTCAACCACGCCGTGGAATTTTTGGGAGATGGCGTGGCGCGGCTCTCGATGGATGCGCGCATGACCATCGCCAACATGACCACCGAGTGGGGCGCGCTGGCGGGGCTCTTTCCCTTTGATCAGGTGACCGTGAACTATCTGCGTTCGCGCGTGGGTGAGTTCACCAACCTTCGTCGCCCGGGAACGCGCGGCCCGAAGAGTCGATCGGGCTACAGCAATGCCGACATCGATGCGTGGTGGAAGGATCGGGCCAATCTCAGCGCCGACGCCGACGCGCACTACGCCATCGAGCTGGAGCTCGACCTGGCCACGGTGGTGCCGCATGTCTCCGGACCCAACGAAGTGAAGACCATGGTGTCGCTGCCGGAAATGCAGCGGAAGCACGTGCCGATTCAGAAGGCCTATCTGTTGTCGTGCGTCAATGCGCGGGTGGAAGACTTGCACGACGCCGCGACCGTGGTGCGCGCCAAGGGCGGGCGCGTGGCCGCAGGGGTCGAATTTTATCTGGCCGCTGCCAGCGCTGAAGTGCAGGGCAAGAGCGAAGCCGCGGGCGATTGGAAAGCACTTTTGGACGCAGGCGCCATTGCCTTGCCGCCAGGCTGCGGAACCTGCATCGGACTGGGCCGCGGACTTGTTGGCAAGGGGGAGACGGCGATCAGCGCCACCAACCGAAACTTCAAGGGGCGCATGGGCGACCCCGACGCGCAGGTCTACCTGGGTTCGCCCGCCGTGGTGGCGGCGAGCGCCATGGCGGGATTCATCTGCGCTCCCCAGAATTTCGCGGACCGCGCCGCAGGAACCTCGGTGCGCCGCGCCGCGGGCCGGCCGCCCGAAGCGCGGACGGTGGAGATCATCGCCGGCTTTCCGCCGAGTGTGCGCGGCCGCGTCCTCTTCGTCGACAAGGACAACTTGAACACCGACGGCATCTACGCCGGCAAGCACACCTACCGCGACGACCTCACCCACGAGCAGATGGCCGCGGTGACCTTCGAGAATTTTGACCCGAACTTCAACACGCTCTATCGCGCTGGCGACATCGTGGTGGGAGGGCTGAACTTCGGGACCGGATCGAGCCGCGAGCAGGCGGCCACCGCCCTCAAGTTCAAGGGCATTCCCTGCGTCATCGCCAGCAGTTTCTCCGAAACCTACAAGCGCAACGCCTTCAACAACGGCTTCGTGGTTTTCGAGTGCCCTGAGCTGGTGGCGCATCTTCGCGCCACGCTGACCAACCGCGCGCCCACCACGGCGGCGGCCGAGATGACCATCGACTACGGCAAGTCCAAGCTGACTCTGGACGGGAAAACCTTCGCCTTTCCGCCGCTGAGCCCGGCGGCGCAGGAATTGATCGTCGCGGGGGGCGCCGAGAATCTGGTGGCAGCTCGGCTGAAGGCGAAGCCGCAAAAGACCGCGTAAATCCGTGGGGCCATGCGCTCCGCATCGATGCATCGTCGGGCCTGTATTCTTCCCGCTCTTCAAGTCCGAATCCCTATCCAAGGAAGAAAGCTCAATGTCCAAATACAAGATTGCGTGGATGCCCGGCGACGGAGTTGGCAACGATGTCATGGAGGGGGCCCGGCTGGTGCTGGACCGGATGAAGTTTGACGCCGAGTACATCCACTGCGACATCGGCTGGGAATTCTGGTGCAAGGAGGGCAACGCGCTGCCTGACCGGACCGTGAAGGCGCTCGCCGACACCACCTGCGGTCTCTTTGGCGCCATCACCAGCAAGCCGCAGGACGAGGCCAAGGAGGAGTTGATCCCCGAGCTCAAGGGCAAGGGGTTGGTTTATTTCTCGCCGATTGTCAAGCTGCGCCAGATGTTCAACCTGCACACCAACATGCGGCCTTGCAAGAGCTACCCCGGCAATCCGCTGAACTACCGCGGCACCAAGATCGCCAACCCGGGTGGCGGCGATGTCGCGATCGACCAGGTGGTCTTCCGCGAGAACACCGAGGGCATGTATGGCGGCGTGGAGTTCTTCCCGCTGCCCGAGCCGGTCTACACCGCGCTCTGCGCCAACCCCAAGATGAAGCCTTGGAAGGACAAGGGGCTGGAGAATGTCGCCCTCTCCACCCGCATCGTGAGCAAGCAGGGCTGCACCAGCATCTGCAAGCAGGCCTTCGAGTTTGCCAAGAAGACGGGCCGCAAGCGCGTCACGCTGATCGAGAAGCCCAACGTGCTGCGCGAGACCGGCGGACTGATGACCCGCTGCTTCCGCGAAGTGGCCAAGGGCTACGCGGGCATCTGGGCCGACGAGGCGAACATCGACGCCATCTGCATGTGGATGTTCAAGAATCCGCAGGACTACTCGGTGCTGGTGGCGGAGAACATGTTCGGCGACATCGTGAGCGATCTCTGCGCCGGCCTGATCGGCGGCCTGGGCTTCGCGCCCAGCGCCAACTTGGGCGACAAGTATGCGGTGTTCGAGCCGACGCACGGGTCGGCTCCGAAATACGCGGGCCAATACAAGGTGAATCCCATCGCCATGCTCCTGACCACCAAGATGATGCTGGACTGGCTCAAGGAGACCGAGAAGGCGACGCGCCTGGAGGCGGCCATCGCGAAGGTGATCGCCGAGGGGCGCGTGCGCACCTACGACATGGGCGGCAAGGATTCCACGCTCGACATGGCCAAGGCGGTCGCCGAGAAGGCGACGGCCTGAGCCCCGTCCTCGATCGCGCCGAACTGAATCCACTTCACCTCTCGCCACACCACGGAGTCCACATGGCACACGCAACCACCGAGTCCAAGCGTCTTCTCTCGCACACCATCGCCGAGTGGGCCTGCTCGCTCAAGTACGAACACCTCTCCCCGGAGGCGATTCAGGCGGCGAAGCTGTTCTGGTTCGACTCCATCGGCTGCGCGCTGGGCGGCAGCCGCCAGGACGACGCGAAGATCCTGCTCAAGCACTACCGCACCATGGGTGGCGGCAAGGGCGGCGCCACAGCGTTCGTCAGCGGCTTCAAGACCAATCCCGTCGACGCGGCATTTTTGAACGGGCACATGATCCGCGCCATGGATTACAACGACATCTACTGGAAGGCCGACCCCTGCCATCCAAGCGACCTCATCGCGGCGCCGCTGGCACTGTGCGAGAGCGAGGGACTGGGCGGCCGGGAGCTGATCCTTGCCACCATCATCGCCTATGAGATCGAGATGCGATTGTGCGAAGTGGGCCGCCCCGGCGTGCGCGAGTACGGCTGGCACCACGCCACGCTGAGCGCGTTCGCGGCGCCGATCGCGGCGGGCCGGGTGCTGAATCTCACTCCGGCGCAGATGGTGTCCGCCATGGGCATCAGCGCGTCGCGAACGTTCTGCCCTGGCGCCGTGACGGCGGGCAAGTTGACCAACATGAAAAACACGGTGGATCCCTGGGCGGGACGCATGGGCGCCGAAAGTGCGCTGCTGGCCCGCGGCGGATTCTCCGGCCCCGAGCACATTATCGATGGCAAGGAGGGCCTCTTCGCGGTGTTCAACCACGTTCAATACAAGGGGAATCCCGCCACCTTCGACGGCGCGGCCTTGGTCGCGGACCTTCCGACTTCAACCAAGTGTCACTACCGCATCCTGGACTGCGGCATGAAGAGCTTTCCCATCGAGGCACTGAGCCACGCGCCGCTCACCGCCATGATGAAGACGATCAAGGAGCACGGTC contains:
- the lysF gene encoding homoaconitase, whose protein sequence is MGLTLVEKIAARHADGLAAGALVRAGDFISIRPRHVMTHDNTGAVIPKFKQIGATTIADSAQPVFTIDHDIQNVTPENLGKYAKIQAFAREHGIDFYPPGTGISHQVMVEQGYVAPGALVVGSDSHSNLYGAVAALGTPVVRTDAASIWATGVTWWQVPAVAKVVLKGKLSAGVTGKDVIIALCGLFNKDEVLNHAVEFLGDGVARLSMDARMTIANMTTEWGALAGLFPFDQVTVNYLRSRVGEFTNLRRPGTRGPKSRSGYSNADIDAWWKDRANLSADADAHYAIELELDLATVVPHVSGPNEVKTMVSLPEMQRKHVPIQKAYLLSCVNARVEDLHDAATVVRAKGGRVAAGVEFYLAAASAEVQGKSEAAGDWKALLDAGAIALPPGCGTCIGLGRGLVGKGETAISATNRNFKGRMGDPDAQVYLGSPAVVAASAMAGFICAPQNFADRAAGTSVRRAAGRPPEARTVEIIAGFPPSVRGRVLFVDKDNLNTDGIYAGKHTYRDDLTHEQMAAVTFENFDPNFNTLYRAGDIVVGGLNFGTGSSREQAATALKFKGIPCVIASSFSETYKRNAFNNGFVVFECPELVAHLRATLTNRAPTTAAAEMTIDYGKSKLTLDGKTFAFPPLSPAAQELIVAGGAENLVAARLKAKPQKTA
- a CDS encoding MmgE/PrpD family protein, yielding MAHATTESKRLLSHTIAEWACSLKYEHLSPEAIQAAKLFWFDSIGCALGGSRQDDAKILLKHYRTMGGGKGGATAFVSGFKTNPVDAAFLNGHMIRAMDYNDIYWKADPCHPSDLIAAPLALCESEGLGGRELILATIIAYEIEMRLCEVGRPGVREYGWHHATLSAFAAPIAAGRVLNLTPAQMVSAMGISASRTFCPGAVTAGKLTNMKNTVDPWAGRMGAESALLARGGFSGPEHIIDGKEGLFAVFNHVQYKGNPATFDGAALVADLPTSTKCHYRILDCGMKSFPIEALSHAPLTAMMKTIKEHGLRAADVKEIKVEVIARAADILGDPHKYRPDSKETADHSLPYCMAVGLVDGMVTPLQFREERVMDKALQPIMDKVKVVANQEFEALFPKFQPSRVTITTNGGASHSTRVDVPKGDPRDPMTEEEIGVKFTALGGEVIGEDQCKKLRKCIMGLDSAKSLGALFELTTAREAQHA
- a CDS encoding HD domain-containing protein; the protein is MTTTQRTTHGVAEIAQLFPSLMKISDKALREKVAAVWNEAIATGCGGKGWTFDELRAVKFTLLAGDIDMTFVEHLNSCALQCIAIADVLEGSFRCGIPIQRDFLIAGALLADCGKPLEFDKDASGKVVQGVFGQQVRHPFTGVALAYKHGLPGEVMHIIATHSHEGDKMERSIESIIFHHADFVDFDIAKFLGKRAIQK
- a CDS encoding citryl-CoA lyase; protein product: MSETDKNAVWNTAVTRIEPNKVAVRGYDIADLMGRASFGAAVHLILTGELPKPVIAKLMDAVLVASIDHGATPPSALAARTVASTGASLSAAVAAGIMSINRHHGGAIEDCARQLKVIADRAKSESISMDEAATRTLATMKEAGDRMPGFGHRYHTKDPRTARLFELAREAGVDGAHMQAARAVEKSFADAKKPLPINVDGAIGAILADLGMDPAAFNGIFMIARTPGLVAHVIEEQTREKPMRRIDPVNHGYDGPAPRNLPA
- a CDS encoding isocitrate/isopropylmalate dehydrogenase family protein yields the protein MSKYKIAWMPGDGVGNDVMEGARLVLDRMKFDAEYIHCDIGWEFWCKEGNALPDRTVKALADTTCGLFGAITSKPQDEAKEELIPELKGKGLVYFSPIVKLRQMFNLHTNMRPCKSYPGNPLNYRGTKIANPGGGDVAIDQVVFRENTEGMYGGVEFFPLPEPVYTALCANPKMKPWKDKGLENVALSTRIVSKQGCTSICKQAFEFAKKTGRKRVTLIEKPNVLRETGGLMTRCFREVAKGYAGIWADEANIDAICMWMFKNPQDYSVLVAENMFGDIVSDLCAGLIGGLGFAPSANLGDKYAVFEPTHGSAPKYAGQYKVNPIAMLLTTKMMLDWLKETEKATRLEAAIAKVIAEGRVRTYDMGGKDSTLDMAKAVAEKATA